In one window of Burkholderia cenocepacia DNA:
- a CDS encoding 3'-5' exonuclease, giving the protein MTPILVFDIETIPDVDGIRRLEDLPATLDDAAVAEHAFAARREKTGGDFLPHHLQRIAAISCVFRDNNGFRVRSLGTPQDNEATLIQSFYRVIEKYTPQLVSWNGGGFDLPVLHYRALVHGIPATRYWDLGEDDREFKWNNYISRYHSRHTDLMDVLAMYQARANAPLDALAKLCGFPGKLGMDGSQVWPAFRDGRIEEIRNYCETDVVNTYLLYCRFQLMRGGLTTSEYADEILLVKNALAQEPAPHWVEYLAGFDA; this is encoded by the coding sequence ATGACCCCGATTCTTGTTTTTGACATCGAGACGATTCCCGATGTCGACGGCATTCGCCGTCTGGAAGACCTGCCCGCGACGCTCGACGATGCCGCGGTGGCTGAACACGCGTTCGCCGCACGCCGCGAGAAGACCGGCGGTGATTTCCTGCCGCACCACCTGCAGCGGATCGCAGCGATCTCGTGCGTGTTTCGCGACAACAACGGTTTTCGCGTGCGCTCTCTCGGGACGCCGCAGGACAACGAAGCGACGCTGATCCAGTCGTTCTACCGCGTGATCGAGAAATACACGCCGCAACTCGTGTCGTGGAACGGCGGCGGTTTCGATCTGCCGGTGCTCCATTATCGCGCGCTCGTGCACGGCATTCCCGCCACCCGCTACTGGGATCTCGGCGAGGACGACCGTGAATTCAAGTGGAACAACTACATTTCGCGCTATCACTCGCGGCATACCGACCTGATGGATGTGCTCGCGATGTATCAGGCGCGGGCGAACGCGCCGCTCGATGCGCTCGCGAAGCTGTGCGGCTTTCCGGGCAAGCTCGGAATGGACGGCAGCCAGGTGTGGCCGGCGTTCCGGGACGGGCGGATCGAGGAAATCCGCAACTATTGCGAAACCGACGTCGTCAACACCTACCTGCTGTATTGCCGGTTCCAGTTGATGCGCGGGGGCCTGACGACGAGCGAGTATGCGGACGAGATCCTGCTCGTGAAGAATGCGCTTGCGCAGGAACCGGCGCCGCACTGGGTCGAATACCTCGCCGGCTTCGACGCGTAG
- the recR gene encoding recombination mediator RecR produces MKQPSALSALVEALRVLPGVGPKSAQRMAVHLMQHDREGAERLGRSLLFATEHLQHCEKCNTFTEAQICEVCSDEERDPTLLCVVETPADQIMLEQTMTYRGLYFVLMGRLSPLDGIGPKEIHFDRLVRRASDGVVKEVVLATNFTNEGEATAHYLGQTLKARGLAVTRLARGVPVGGELEYVDAGTIARAMLDRRTM; encoded by the coding sequence ATGAAACAGCCGTCCGCCTTGTCCGCTCTCGTCGAAGCGTTGCGCGTGCTGCCCGGTGTCGGGCCGAAATCAGCGCAGCGTATGGCGGTTCACCTGATGCAGCACGACCGCGAGGGCGCGGAGCGGCTCGGCCGGTCGCTGCTGTTCGCGACCGAACACCTGCAGCACTGCGAGAAGTGCAACACGTTCACCGAGGCGCAGATCTGCGAGGTCTGCAGCGACGAGGAGCGTGATCCGACGCTGCTGTGCGTCGTCGAGACGCCTGCCGACCAGATCATGCTCGAGCAGACGATGACCTACCGCGGGCTGTATTTCGTGCTGATGGGCCGACTGAGCCCGCTCGACGGAATCGGTCCGAAGGAAATCCATTTCGACCGCCTCGTGCGGCGCGCGTCGGACGGCGTCGTCAAGGAGGTCGTGCTCGCGACCAACTTCACGAACGAGGGCGAAGCCACCGCCCACTACCTCGGCCAGACGCTCAAGGCGCGCGGGCTGGCGGTCACGCGCCTCGCGCGCGGCGTGCCGGTGGGCGGCGAGCTCGAGTACGTCGACGCGGGCACCATCGCCCGCGCAATGCTCGATCGTCGCACGATGTAA
- a CDS encoding endonuclease/exonuclease/phosphatase family protein, translating into MRLIDWNIQWGRDADGVVDLPRTVAAIRRLGDFDVLCLQELTRGFDALPGRPGPDQFAELAALLPGYTIVDAIGADLPAIRPGAPRRQFGNAIATRLPVGRVLRQSLPWPADAGAPSMPRAALDIELQAPFGSLRVVTTHLEYYSARQRLAQVDALRDRHREACAHADQPAPAETPEGPFSATGQPRDAIVCGDFNSAFDSDAYRRFLEPIADAPGFVDAWIARHPGHTPPPTAGVYDTVQWSDGPLACDFVFVTDTLLPRVIGCEIDGDVRASDHQPVLLELG; encoded by the coding sequence ATGCGATTGATCGACTGGAACATCCAATGGGGTCGGGACGCGGACGGCGTCGTCGATCTTCCCCGCACCGTCGCGGCCATCCGCCGGCTCGGCGATTTCGACGTGCTCTGCCTGCAGGAGCTCACACGCGGCTTCGATGCTCTACCCGGCCGGCCCGGCCCCGACCAGTTCGCCGAACTCGCGGCGCTGCTGCCCGGCTATACGATCGTAGACGCCATCGGCGCCGATCTGCCTGCCATCCGGCCGGGCGCCCCGCGCCGCCAGTTCGGCAACGCAATTGCGACGCGGCTGCCGGTCGGGCGCGTGCTGCGCCAATCGCTGCCGTGGCCGGCCGACGCCGGCGCGCCGTCGATGCCGCGCGCCGCGTTGGATATCGAGTTGCAGGCGCCCTTCGGGTCGTTGCGCGTGGTCACCACGCATCTGGAGTATTACTCGGCGCGCCAGCGGCTTGCGCAGGTCGACGCGCTACGCGACCGGCATCGCGAGGCCTGCGCGCACGCGGATCAACCCGCTCCCGCCGAAACGCCCGAGGGGCCGTTCAGCGCGACCGGACAGCCCCGCGATGCGATCGTCTGCGGCGATTTCAACAGCGCATTCGACAGCGACGCGTACCGGCGCTTCCTGGAGCCGATTGCCGACGCACCAGGTTTCGTCGATGCGTGGATCGCGCGGCACCCCGGCCATACACCGCCGCCGACGGCCGGCGTCTACGATACGGTGCAATGGTCGGACGGCCCGCTCGCGTGCGATTTCGTGTTCGTGACCGACACACTGTTGCCGCGCGTAATCGGCTGCGAGATCGACGGCGACGTACGTGCGTCCGATCACCAGCCGGTGCTGCTCGAACTCGGCTGA
- a CDS encoding protein-L-isoaspartate(D-aspartate) O-methyltransferase: MSGERAKRFPLALEDLKRAPRKSEGRHGERQAAGALPKAADKPAAVLKPVAVKPAAVRAPLPGIAAAKPATAPKPTALKPALPKPAAPSIAPAGAFALTSERVRERMVERLRANGVTDARVLDAMAAVPRHLFVDPGLATQAYEDSALPIGHQQTISKPSVVARMIELAMAGRTLERVLEIGTGCGYQAAVLSHVARDVYSIERIKPLYERAKLNLRPLRVPNIRLHYGDGRVGLPSAAPFDAIVIAAAGLDVPQALLEQLAIGGRLVAPVGAQSGQHQVLTLVERVAHAQWRESRLDRVFFVPLKSGVI; the protein is encoded by the coding sequence ATGAGCGGCGAGCGCGCGAAGCGGTTCCCGCTCGCGCTCGAAGATCTCAAGCGAGCGCCACGCAAGTCGGAAGGTCGGCACGGTGAACGCCAGGCGGCGGGCGCGCTGCCGAAGGCCGCCGACAAACCCGCAGCCGTGCTGAAGCCGGTTGCGGTGAAGCCGGCCGCCGTGCGGGCGCCGCTGCCGGGTATCGCCGCGGCGAAGCCGGCGACCGCACCGAAGCCCACCGCGCTGAAGCCTGCGCTGCCGAAGCCAGCTGCGCCGAGCATCGCGCCGGCCGGCGCGTTCGCCCTCACGTCGGAACGTGTGCGCGAGCGGATGGTCGAACGGCTGCGCGCGAACGGCGTGACCGATGCGCGCGTGCTGGACGCAATGGCCGCGGTGCCGCGTCACCTGTTCGTGGATCCGGGGCTCGCGACGCAGGCCTACGAGGATTCGGCGTTGCCGATTGGCCACCAGCAGACCATTTCAAAGCCGTCGGTCGTCGCGCGCATGATCGAGCTCGCGATGGCCGGCCGCACCCTCGAGCGCGTGCTCGAGATCGGCACGGGTTGCGGCTATCAGGCCGCCGTGCTGAGTCACGTGGCACGCGACGTGTATTCGATTGAACGCATCAAGCCGCTTTACGAGCGTGCGAAGCTGAACCTGCGGCCGCTGCGCGTGCCGAACATCCGTCTGCACTACGGCGACGGGCGTGTCGGCCTGCCGTCCGCGGCCCCGTTCGACGCGATCGTGATCGCGGCGGCGGGGCTCGACGTGCCGCAGGCGCTGCTCGAGCAACTCGCGATCGGCGGGCGGCTCGTCGCGCCGGTCGGCGCGCAGAGCGGGCAGCACCAGGTGCTCACGCTCGTCGAGCGCGTCGCGCACGCGCAATGGCGAGAGTCCCGGCTTGATCGCGTTTTCTTTGTCCCTTTAAAATCCGGAGTGATTTGA
- a CDS encoding CaiB/BaiF CoA transferase family protein produces MSTSQGPLAGVKVLEFGTLIAGPFASRLFAEFGAEVIKIEDPNGGDPLRKWRKLHPEQGGTSLWWSVQARNKKSVTLNLKADAGKAIARQLASEADIVIENFRPGLLEKLGLGYDVLSADNPGLVMVRLSGYGQTGPYRDRPGFGAIAESMGGLRHITGYPDLPPPRIGISIGDSIAALHGVIGALMALHHRKVNGGAGQVVDVALYEAVFNMMESVVPEYGVYGMVRERTGASLPGIVPSNTYACRDGSIVIGGNSDPIFKRLMKAIERDDLADDPALAQNDGRVPRTQEIDDAIAAWLAPRTIDEALIVLNAADVPAGRIYSAADMFTDPQFVARQMIQRFKLADGTDIPLPNITPKLSDTPGETRWLGPELGEHTDEVLRGLGYDAQAIAALREAGAI; encoded by the coding sequence ATGAGCACCAGCCAGGGCCCGCTCGCGGGCGTCAAAGTGCTCGAATTCGGAACGCTGATCGCGGGGCCGTTCGCGTCGCGGCTGTTCGCCGAATTCGGCGCGGAAGTGATCAAGATCGAGGATCCGAACGGCGGCGACCCGCTGCGCAAGTGGCGCAAGCTCCACCCGGAGCAGGGCGGCACGTCGCTGTGGTGGTCGGTGCAGGCGCGCAACAAGAAATCGGTCACGCTGAACCTGAAAGCCGACGCCGGCAAGGCGATCGCGCGGCAGCTCGCGAGCGAGGCCGACATCGTGATCGAGAACTTCCGCCCGGGCCTGCTCGAAAAGCTCGGGCTCGGCTACGACGTGCTGTCGGCCGACAATCCGGGTCTCGTGATGGTGCGCCTGTCCGGCTACGGGCAGACGGGCCCGTATCGCGACCGGCCCGGCTTCGGCGCGATCGCCGAATCGATGGGCGGGCTGCGCCACATCACCGGCTATCCGGATCTGCCGCCGCCGCGCATCGGCATCTCGATCGGCGACTCGATCGCGGCGCTACACGGCGTGATCGGCGCGCTGATGGCGCTCCATCACCGCAAGGTCAACGGCGGCGCGGGGCAGGTGGTCGACGTTGCACTGTATGAAGCGGTGTTCAACATGATGGAAAGCGTGGTGCCCGAGTACGGCGTGTACGGGATGGTGCGCGAGCGCACCGGCGCGTCGCTGCCGGGCATCGTGCCGTCGAATACGTACGCATGCCGCGACGGCAGCATCGTGATCGGCGGCAACAGCGATCCGATCTTCAAGCGGCTGATGAAGGCGATCGAGCGCGACGACCTCGCCGACGATCCCGCGCTCGCGCAAAACGACGGACGCGTGCCGCGCACGCAGGAAATCGATGACGCGATCGCCGCGTGGCTCGCGCCGCGTACGATCGACGAGGCGCTCATCGTGCTCAATGCGGCCGACGTCCCGGCCGGACGCATCTACAGCGCGGCCGACATGTTCACCGATCCGCAGTTCGTCGCGCGCCAGATGATCCAGCGTTTCAAGCTGGCAGACGGCACCGACATTCCGCTGCCGAACATCACGCCGAAGCTGTCGGACACGCCGGGCGAAACGCGCTGGCTCGGGCCCGAGCTCGGCGAGCACACCGACGAGGTGCTGCGCGGCCTCGGCTACGACGCACAGGCGATTGCCGCGCTGCGCGAGGCGGGCGCGATCTGA
- the rho gene encoding transcription termination factor Rho: MHLSELKSLHVSELIEMANGLEIENANRLRKQELMFAILKKRAKTGETIFGDGTLEVLPDGFGFLRSPEMSYLASTDDIYISPSQIRRFNLHTGDTIEGEVRTPKDGERYFALVKVDKVNGQPPEASKHKIMFENLTPLHPNKPLSLEREMRGEENVTGRIIDMIAPIGKGQRGLLVASPKSGKTVMLQHIAHAIKQNHPDVILFVLLIDERPEEVTEMQRSVAGEVIASTFDEPATRHVQVAEMVIEKAKRLVEMKHDVVILLDSITRLARAYNTVIPASGKVLTGGVDANALQRPKRFFGAARNIEEGGSLTIIGTALIETGSRMDDVIYEEFKGTGNMEVHLERRLAEKRVYPSINLNKSGTRREEMLIKPEILQKIWVLRKFIHDMDEVEAMEFLLDKIRQTKSNSEFFDLMRRGG; encoded by the coding sequence ATGCATTTATCCGAGCTCAAGTCTCTGCACGTCTCCGAACTGATCGAAATGGCCAATGGCCTGGAGATCGAAAACGCGAACCGCCTGCGCAAGCAGGAGTTGATGTTTGCCATTCTCAAAAAGCGCGCCAAGACGGGAGAGACGATCTTCGGCGACGGTACGCTCGAAGTGCTGCCGGACGGCTTCGGCTTCCTGCGCTCGCCGGAAATGTCGTACCTCGCGAGCACCGACGACATCTATATCAGCCCGTCGCAGATCCGCCGCTTCAACCTGCACACCGGCGACACCATCGAAGGTGAAGTCCGCACGCCGAAGGACGGCGAGCGCTACTTCGCGCTGGTGAAGGTCGACAAAGTCAACGGGCAGCCGCCCGAGGCCTCGAAACACAAGATCATGTTCGAGAACCTCACGCCGCTGCACCCGAACAAGCCGCTGTCGCTCGAACGCGAAATGCGCGGCGAGGAAAACGTCACGGGCCGCATCATCGACATGATCGCGCCGATCGGCAAGGGCCAGCGCGGCCTGCTCGTCGCGTCGCCGAAGTCGGGCAAGACCGTGATGCTCCAGCACATCGCGCACGCGATCAAGCAGAACCACCCGGACGTGATCCTGTTCGTGCTGCTGATCGACGAGCGCCCGGAAGAAGTGACCGAAATGCAGCGCTCGGTCGCCGGCGAAGTGATCGCGTCGACGTTCGACGAACCGGCCACGCGCCACGTCCAGGTCGCCGAAATGGTGATCGAGAAGGCCAAGCGCCTCGTCGAAATGAAGCACGACGTCGTGATTCTGCTCGACTCGATCACGCGTCTCGCACGTGCGTACAACACCGTGATCCCGGCATCGGGCAAGGTGCTGACGGGCGGTGTCGACGCGAACGCGCTGCAGCGTCCGAAGCGCTTCTTCGGCGCGGCGCGCAACATCGAGGAAGGCGGCTCGCTGACGATCATCGGCACCGCGCTGATCGAAACCGGCAGCCGCATGGACGACGTGATCTACGAAGAGTTCAAGGGCACCGGCAACATGGAAGTGCACCTCGAGCGCCGTCTCGCGGAAAAGCGCGTGTATCCGTCGATCAACCTGAACAAGTCGGGCACGCGTCGCGAGGAAATGCTGATCAAGCCCGAGATCCTTCAGAAGATCTGGGTGCTGCGCAAGTTCATCCACGACATGGACGAGGTCGAGGCGATGGAATTCCTGCTCGACAAGATCCGCCAGACGAAGAGCAACTCCGAGTTCTTCGACCTGATGCGCCGCGGCGGCTGA
- the rpoS gene encoding RNA polymerase sigma factor RpoS, translating into MPKSKRHEPQAESEKISRATQASVGRVGASTDDEEDVAENERDLEARDADADGGDDEREGRQEAAPDVDDFRTLLQAELTADTIQHYLNRISVKPLLTVEEEQRYSRLAKAGEFEARQVMIERNLRLVVSIAKGYLNRGVPLLDLIEEGNLGLMHAIEKFDPTRGFRFSTYATWWIRQSIERAIMNQARTVRLPVHVIRELNQVLRAKRHLEKNSMSTGEAAERREASIDDIAYLTGKTAEEVTDILALNEHTASLDAPLDLDPASSLLDLLPDDQSQSPDAEVQHRELETLTRAWLSRLSDKHRHVIERRFGLNHIEPATLEELADEMGLTRERVRQIQQEALVRLKRFFASNGVRKDAVL; encoded by the coding sequence ATGCCGAAATCGAAGCGCCACGAGCCGCAAGCCGAGTCTGAGAAGATCAGTCGTGCCACGCAAGCATCGGTGGGGCGAGTGGGTGCTTCGACGGACGACGAAGAGGATGTCGCGGAAAACGAACGTGATCTCGAGGCACGCGACGCCGACGCGGACGGTGGCGACGACGAGCGCGAAGGCCGTCAGGAAGCCGCGCCCGATGTCGACGATTTCCGCACGCTGCTGCAGGCCGAGCTCACGGCCGACACGATCCAGCATTACCTGAACCGCATCAGCGTGAAGCCGCTGCTGACCGTCGAGGAAGAGCAACGCTATTCGCGCCTCGCGAAGGCCGGCGAATTCGAGGCGCGGCAGGTGATGATCGAGCGCAACCTGCGGCTCGTCGTCAGTATCGCGAAGGGCTACCTGAACCGCGGCGTGCCGCTGCTCGACCTGATCGAGGAAGGCAACCTCGGCCTGATGCACGCGATCGAGAAATTCGACCCGACGCGCGGTTTCCGTTTCTCGACCTACGCAACATGGTGGATCCGGCAGAGCATCGAGCGGGCAATCATGAACCAGGCCCGCACGGTGCGCCTGCCGGTGCACGTGATCCGCGAACTGAACCAGGTGCTGCGTGCGAAGCGCCACCTCGAAAAGAATTCGATGTCGACGGGCGAGGCGGCCGAACGCCGCGAAGCCAGCATCGACGACATCGCCTATCTCACCGGCAAGACCGCCGAGGAAGTCACCGACATCCTCGCGCTCAACGAGCACACGGCGTCGCTCGATGCGCCGCTCGACCTCGATCCCGCGAGCAGCCTGCTCGACCTGCTGCCCGACGACCAGAGCCAGTCGCCCGACGCCGAGGTGCAGCACCGCGAGCTCGAAACGCTGACGCGCGCGTGGCTGTCGCGGCTGTCCGACAAGCACCGGCACGTGATCGAGCGCCGCTTCGGCCTGAACCACATCGAACCGGCGACGCTCGAGGAGCTCGCCGACGAGATGGGGCTCACGCGCGAACGCGTGCGGCAGATCCAGCAGGAAGCGCTGGTGCGCCTCAAGCGGTTCTTCGCCTCCAACGGCGTGCGCAAGGACGCCGTTCTGTAA
- a CDS encoding YbaB/EbfC family nucleoid-associated protein, translating into MLKGNLAGLMKQAQQMQENMKKMQEQLALIEVEGQSGAGLVKVTMTCRNEVRRVSIDPSLLADDKDMLEDLVAAAFNDAVRKAEATSQEKMSGMTSGLPLPPGFKLPF; encoded by the coding sequence ATGTTGAAAGGCAACCTCGCCGGACTGATGAAGCAAGCGCAGCAAATGCAGGAAAACATGAAGAAGATGCAGGAGCAGCTTGCGCTCATCGAAGTCGAAGGGCAGTCGGGCGCCGGCCTCGTGAAGGTGACGATGACGTGCCGCAACGAAGTGCGCCGCGTGTCGATCGACCCGAGCTTGCTCGCGGACGACAAGGACATGCTCGAGGATCTCGTCGCCGCTGCGTTCAACGACGCGGTACGCAAGGCCGAAGCCACGTCGCAGGAAAAGATGAGCGGCATGACGTCGGGCCTGCCGCTGCCCCCGGGCTTCAAGCTGCCGTTCTGA
- the surE gene encoding 5'/3'-nucleotidase SurE gives MRILLSNDDGYLAPGLAALSEALQPLAELTVIAPEQNCSGASNSLTLSRPLSVQRAAGTGFFYVNGTPTDSVHVALTGMADAKPDIVVSGINNGQNMGEDTLYSGTVAAATEGIMFGVPAIAFSLVDKGWARLADAARVAAEIVAHYLAHPLPGNPLLNVNIPNLPYDELKGWKVTRLGKRHPSQPVIRQTDPRGEPIYWIGAAGEALDASEGTDFHAVANGFVSITPLQLDLTHTQMLPATREWVRAGGRAS, from the coding sequence ATGCGAATCCTACTCAGCAACGACGACGGCTATCTCGCCCCCGGTCTCGCCGCGCTCAGCGAAGCGCTGCAGCCGCTGGCCGAGCTTACGGTGATCGCGCCCGAGCAGAACTGCAGCGGCGCGTCGAATTCCCTCACGTTGTCGCGGCCGCTGTCGGTGCAGCGCGCAGCGGGTACGGGTTTCTTCTACGTGAACGGCACGCCGACCGATTCGGTGCACGTCGCGCTGACGGGGATGGCCGACGCGAAGCCGGACATCGTCGTGTCCGGCATCAACAACGGTCAGAACATGGGCGAAGACACGCTCTATTCGGGGACAGTTGCGGCCGCCACCGAAGGCATCATGTTCGGTGTGCCGGCCATCGCGTTCTCGCTGGTCGACAAGGGCTGGGCCCGTCTGGCCGACGCCGCGCGCGTCGCCGCGGAAATCGTCGCGCACTACCTCGCGCATCCGCTGCCGGGCAACCCGCTGCTGAACGTCAATATTCCGAACTTGCCGTACGACGAACTGAAGGGCTGGAAGGTCACGCGTCTCGGCAAGCGTCATCCGTCGCAGCCGGTGATTCGACAGACCGACCCGCGCGGCGAGCCGATCTACTGGATCGGCGCCGCGGGCGAGGCGCTGGACGCCAGCGAAGGCACCGATTTCCACGCCGTTGCAAACGGTTTCGTCTCGATCACGCCACTGCAGCTCGATCTCACGCATACGCAGATGCTGCCCGCGACGCGCGAATGGGTGCGCGCCGGAGGGCGGGCTTCATGA
- the trxA gene encoding thioredoxin TrxA produces MSEQIKHISDASFEQDVVKSDKPVLVDFWAEWCGPCKMIAPILDEVAKDYGDKLQIAKINVDDNQATPAKFGVRGIPTLILFKNGAAAAQKVGALSKSQLTAFLDSHL; encoded by the coding sequence ATGAGCGAACAGATCAAACACATCAGCGACGCATCGTTCGAACAGGACGTCGTCAAGTCCGACAAGCCCGTACTCGTCGATTTCTGGGCCGAATGGTGCGGCCCGTGCAAGATGATCGCCCCGATCCTCGACGAAGTCGCGAAGGACTACGGCGACAAGTTGCAGATCGCGAAGATCAACGTCGACGACAACCAGGCCACGCCCGCGAAATTCGGCGTGCGCGGCATCCCGACGCTGATTCTGTTCAAGAACGGCGCGGCCGCCGCGCAGAAGGTCGGCGCGCTGTCGAAGTCGCAGCTCACCGCATTCCTGGACAGCCACCTGTAA
- a CDS encoding DNA polymerase III subunit gamma/tau, producing MTYQVLARKWRPKDFASLVGQEHVVRALTHALDGGRLHHAYLFTGTRGVGKTTLSRIFAKALNCETGVTSQPCGVCRACREIDEGRFVDYVEMDAASNRGVDEMAALLERAVYAPVDARFKVYMIDEVHMLTNHAFNAMLKTLEEPPPHVKFILATTDPQKIPVTVLSRCLQFNLKQMPAGHIVSHLERILGEEQITFEPQALRLLARAAQGSMRDALSLTDQAIAYSANEVTESAVSGMLGALDQTYMVRLLDALAAANGPEILAIADEMSLRSLSFSTALQDLASLLHRIAWAQFAPGSVLDEWPEAADLRRFAETLSPEQVQLFYQIATVGRAELGLAPDEYAGFTMTLLRMLAFEPVVGAGSAPGGQPSVPPRAVPAPRAAAAPTAAAAKPVSATPASAARPQAAAPAASVAPVARPAQSGGEAERPAAKSAAAPSPAEAAASVPAAADAQAIELPQPETKAAPAGDMPPPARKEPEPPAVAAVQRNDEPAPQAEPTPRAASPEPAAVRPSARAGGAAAALDVLRNAGMRVSSDRGGRAGAAAKPAAQPAAEKPAAPRPAVQVPTPRAVARAPQAAESRQPSPPWEDIPPDDYVPLSADEMFGGSDDGFVPVFDSGPDDVRVTPKPADARPVAPIDTRPLPPAIALDPIGFDGEWPALAARLPLKGVAYQLAFNSELTAVDAGTLKLSVPVPQYADAAQVTKLKAALADALGKPVEVTVEVGPARRTAAALDAAARAARQREAEQEIHGDPFVQQLVRDFGARIVEGSVRPLADSAPDGVPPTLH from the coding sequence ATGACCTATCAAGTTCTCGCACGCAAGTGGCGTCCGAAGGATTTCGCTTCGCTCGTCGGCCAGGAGCACGTCGTCAGGGCGCTCACGCACGCGCTCGACGGCGGGCGTCTCCATCACGCCTATCTGTTTACCGGAACGCGCGGTGTCGGCAAGACGACGCTGTCGCGGATCTTCGCGAAGGCGCTCAACTGTGAAACCGGCGTCACGTCGCAGCCGTGCGGCGTGTGTCGCGCCTGTCGCGAGATCGACGAGGGCCGTTTCGTCGATTACGTCGAGATGGACGCGGCGAGCAACCGCGGCGTCGATGAAATGGCCGCGCTGCTCGAGCGCGCGGTGTACGCGCCCGTCGATGCGCGCTTCAAGGTCTACATGATCGACGAAGTGCACATGCTGACGAATCACGCGTTCAACGCGATGCTGAAGACGCTCGAAGAGCCGCCGCCGCACGTCAAGTTCATCCTCGCGACGACCGATCCGCAGAAAATCCCCGTCACCGTGCTGTCGCGCTGCCTGCAGTTCAACCTGAAGCAGATGCCGGCCGGGCACATCGTGTCGCATCTCGAGCGGATCCTCGGCGAAGAGCAGATCACGTTCGAGCCGCAGGCGCTGCGCCTGCTCGCGCGCGCCGCGCAGGGCAGCATGCGCGACGCACTGTCCCTGACCGATCAGGCGATCGCCTATTCGGCGAACGAGGTGACCGAGTCGGCGGTGTCGGGCATGCTCGGCGCACTCGACCAGACGTACATGGTGCGCCTGCTCGATGCGCTCGCGGCGGCCAATGGCCCGGAAATCCTCGCGATTGCCGACGAGATGTCGCTGCGCAGCCTGTCGTTCTCGACCGCGCTGCAGGATCTCGCGAGCCTGCTGCACCGGATCGCCTGGGCGCAGTTCGCGCCGGGCTCGGTGCTCGACGAATGGCCGGAAGCGGCCGACCTGCGTCGTTTTGCGGAGACGCTGAGCCCCGAGCAGGTGCAATTGTTCTATCAGATCGCGACGGTCGGGCGCGCCGAACTCGGCCTGGCGCCCGACGAATACGCCGGTTTCACGATGACGCTGCTGCGGATGCTCGCATTCGAGCCGGTCGTTGGCGCCGGCAGCGCGCCGGGCGGCCAGCCGTCCGTGCCGCCGCGTGCCGTGCCGGCCCCGCGTGCTGCAGCGGCGCCGACCGCTGCCGCGGCGAAGCCGGTGTCGGCCACGCCCGCCAGCGCAGCGCGTCCGCAAGCTGCGGCGCCGGCGGCATCCGTGGCGCCGGTCGCGCGTCCGGCACAGTCCGGCGGCGAAGCCGAGCGGCCGGCCGCCAAGTCAGCTGCCGCCCCGTCACCGGCAGAGGCAGCGGCTTCGGTGCCGGCAGCGGCCGACGCACAAGCTATCGAGCTGCCGCAGCCGGAAACGAAGGCAGCGCCCGCTGGCGACATGCCGCCTCCCGCCCGAAAGGAACCCGAGCCGCCTGCCGTTGCCGCCGTGCAGCGAAACGACGAACCGGCTCCGCAGGCCGAACCGACGCCGCGCGCCGCGTCGCCCGAGCCGGCCGCCGTGCGTCCGTCGGCGCGCGCAGGCGGTGCCGCCGCCGCGCTCGACGTGCTGCGCAATGCAGGGATGCGCGTGTCGTCGGACCGCGGCGGGCGCGCAGGCGCGGCAGCCAAACCGGCGGCCCAGCCGGCCGCCGAGAAGCCGGCCGCGCCGCGTCCGGCCGTCCAGGTGCCGACGCCGCGTGCCGTTGCCCGCGCGCCGCAAGCAGCCGAGTCGCGCCAACCGTCGCCGCCGTGGGAGGACATCCCGCCCGACGACTACGTGCCGCTCAGCGCCGATGAAATGTTCGGCGGTTCCGACGACGGCTTCGTGCCGGTGTTCGACAGCGGCCCCGACGATGTGCGCGTGACGCCGAAGCCGGCGGACGCGCGTCCGGTCGCGCCGATCGACACGCGGCCGCTGCCGCCCGCGATCGCGCTCGATCCGATCGGCTTCGACGGCGAATGGCCGGCGCTCGCCGCACGGCTGCCGCTAAAGGGCGTCGCGTACCAGCTCGCGTTCAACAGCGAGCTGACGGCCGTCGATGCGGGCACATTGAAACTGTCCGTGCCGGTGCCGCAGTATGCGGACGCCGCGCAGGTGACGAAGCTGAAGGCTGCACTGGCCGATGCGCTCGGCAAGCCGGTCGAGGTGACCGTCGAGGTCGGGCCCGCACGGCGCACCGCGGCGGCGCTCGATGCGGCCGCGCGCGCGGCGCGCCAGCGCGAAGCCGAGCAGGAGATTCACGGCGATCCGTTCGTCCAGCAGCTCGTGCGCGACTTCGGCGCGCGCATCGTCGAGGGGTCGGTGCGCCCGCTCGCCGATTCGGCGCCGGACGGTGTGCCGCCCACACTCCATTGA